From a region of the Bacteroidota bacterium genome:
- a CDS encoding ACT domain-containing protein, with translation MQSGPWHIIHTEFTTLNKAGGTYNLVHLLSQQAGSPVLLLSQYATDTCPGKATVQALLDTINGIAVHTIWLAQHNTSNAELAEQLDGCPADTVPIFVAPCTDQALAGEQLAAKLVQTRQAQRLTLLTEAPGIWSAPPALADDAFILQNLSFQEAAELAFTNSEVLHPQTLMLLQPEHLTICVHALDGESSGTKITNESGKEDGLARGITAQTGLSLIAIEGLGMTGVPGITAHAFSALAAADINLVLLSQASTEQSIGIVIKRADKTRALDLLEKAFAPRLAAGEVSRIYALDDVGIVTVVDDHMRYRPGLTGSMFSTLGRSGINVLTIADGASESNLSAVVAGEDVAAAVQALHEAFCFGRRVAHVFMFGVGTIGGKLLKLMEQQAEAWLSDLNLKISLVGLSNSRHMIWNKRGIPFNRARDTLLQAEDPLDVQAIFKHLIESRLDRLIVIDATASDAIAKLYPDLLEHNIAVVTPNKRANTQSVAAYQRLQTAARDHQVPYFYETTVGAGLPVISTLRDLMRSGDELIQIEGVVSGTLSFLFNQMGDGKSFAEALELAYDSGFTEPDPRDDLSGEDVARKMLILAREAGMMVERDAVEISPLLPDKLMALSREAFMDTYPQALVTWQPDIPVQSGQKIHYVGRITADGVRIGLQALDANHPFAALHGTDNMIIFKTRRYFDNPLIIRGPGAGPAVTAGGVLADLIKAAELVT, from the coding sequence ATGCAGTCCGGCCCCTGGCACATCATCCATACGGAATTCACCACCCTGAACAAGGCGGGTGGCACTTATAACCTGGTGCATTTGCTTTCACAGCAAGCGGGGAGCCCTGTGCTGCTTCTCAGCCAGTATGCAACCGATACGTGTCCGGGGAAGGCAACTGTGCAAGCGCTGCTGGATACCATCAACGGCATAGCTGTCCACACCATTTGGCTGGCACAGCACAACACCTCCAACGCTGAATTGGCTGAGCAACTTGATGGCTGTCCGGCTGACACCGTACCCATTTTTGTAGCACCCTGCACAGATCAGGCCCTTGCTGGTGAGCAACTGGCTGCAAAACTCGTGCAGACACGGCAGGCGCAAAGATTAACCCTGCTGACCGAGGCGCCGGGTATCTGGTCTGCGCCGCCGGCATTGGCTGACGATGCATTTATCCTGCAAAACCTGAGCTTTCAGGAAGCTGCAGAGCTTGCATTTACCAACAGCGAGGTGCTACACCCACAAACGCTCATGCTGTTGCAGCCTGAACACCTGACGATCTGCGTGCATGCGCTCGATGGTGAATCATCAGGCACAAAAATTACAAACGAAAGCGGAAAAGAAGACGGACTCGCCAGGGGAATCACGGCACAAACCGGACTCTCTCTGATTGCCATCGAGGGACTCGGTATGACGGGTGTACCCGGCATTACTGCACACGCCTTCAGCGCCCTCGCCGCAGCAGACATTAACCTCGTTTTACTGTCGCAGGCCTCTACCGAGCAGAGTATTGGTATTGTCATCAAAAGGGCAGATAAAACGCGCGCGCTTGATCTGCTCGAAAAAGCTTTTGCTCCTCGGCTCGCTGCCGGCGAAGTATCGCGTATTTATGCGCTTGATGACGTGGGTATTGTTACCGTTGTCGACGACCACATGCGGTATCGTCCAGGATTAACAGGCAGCATGTTCTCCACACTCGGCCGCAGCGGCATCAACGTGCTCACCATTGCAGATGGGGCTTCAGAAAGCAATCTGTCTGCAGTTGTTGCCGGCGAAGACGTTGCTGCTGCAGTACAAGCGCTGCACGAAGCGTTTTGCTTTGGCCGGCGGGTTGCCCACGTATTTATGTTTGGTGTTGGTACCATCGGCGGCAAATTGCTCAAACTGATGGAGCAACAGGCTGAGGCCTGGCTGTCTGACCTGAATCTCAAAATCAGCCTCGTGGGTTTGTCGAACTCCCGGCACATGATATGGAATAAACGCGGCATTCCATTTAACAGGGCGCGCGATACCCTGCTGCAGGCTGAAGACCCACTCGATGTACAGGCAATTTTCAAACACCTCATTGAAAGCCGGCTCGACCGACTCATTGTCATCGATGCAACGGCTTCCGATGCCATTGCAAAGCTGTACCCCGACCTGCTTGAGCATAACATTGCCGTGGTCACGCCAAACAAACGCGCCAACACACAATCGGTAGCAGCATACCAACGCTTGCAAACTGCAGCCCGCGACCATCAGGTGCCCTATTTCTACGAAACTACCGTCGGCGCCGGCTTGCCTGTCATTTCCACCTTACGGGACCTCATGCGCAGTGGCGACGAACTGATCCAAATTGAAGGGGTGGTATCAGGCACGCTGTCCTTTCTGTTTAATCAAATGGGAGATGGCAAATCGTTTGCTGAAGCGCTCGAACTTGCCTACGACAGCGGCTTCACAGAACCCGACCCCAGAGACGATCTTTCGGGTGAGGATGTGGCCCGCAAAATGCTGATTCTTGCCCGCGAAGCCGGCATGATGGTGGAGCGCGATGCTGTTGAAATTTCCCCACTCCTACCCGACAAATTGATGGCGCTATCCAGGGAGGCATTTATGGATACATATCCGCAAGCGCTTGTCACCTGGCAACCTGACATTCCGGTACAATCCGGACAAAAAATCCATTATGTAGGCCGCATTACTGCCGACGGCGTCCGTATAGGCTTGCAAGCATTGGATGCAAACCATCCGTTTGCCGCACTACACGGCACGGATAACATGATCATTTTCAAGACACGCAGGTACTTTGACAATCCGCTGATTATCCGCGGCCCTGGCGCCGGCCCGGCAGTAACCGCCGGTGGTGTACTCGCCGACCTGATCAAAGCAGCCGAACTGGTCACTTGA
- the dapA gene encoding 4-hydroxy-tetrahydrodipicolinate synthase, producing MNTDMIFKGTAPALVTPFTPAGDIDEAAFQQLIDDQISGGVAALVVLGTTGENPTISHTERRRLIDLAIAHTAKRVPVIVGSGTYNTQESITFSKEATAAGADGLLVVGPYYNKPTPAGYRAHFAAIADATDCPIIVYNVPGRTASNITADLLLELAALPTIVGVKEASGDLAQIADILRNRPEGFAVYAGDDEMAFPCIALGAEGVISVISNACPQPFSHMIQLALEGDFTAARAAHLAMLPAMRACFLESNPVPVKTVLAAGGKMHPTVRLPLVPMNQSSTASVLAAFEPFVAQVSA from the coding sequence ATGAACACAGACATGATTTTTAAAGGTACCGCCCCGGCACTTGTAACACCTTTTACCCCTGCCGGAGACATAGACGAAGCTGCTTTCCAGCAACTAATTGACGACCAAATTAGTGGCGGTGTTGCTGCCCTTGTTGTGCTTGGCACGACGGGCGAAAACCCGACCATCAGTCACACCGAAAGACGTCGGCTTATCGATCTCGCCATTGCCCACACCGCAAAACGCGTCCCTGTAATCGTGGGCAGCGGCACATACAACACGCAGGAGAGCATCACCTTTTCAAAAGAAGCGACAGCAGCTGGCGCTGATGGGCTCCTCGTTGTTGGACCGTATTACAACAAACCAACGCCTGCCGGCTACAGGGCCCATTTTGCAGCCATTGCAGACGCCACCGACTGCCCGATTATTGTTTACAATGTACCCGGGCGAACCGCATCGAATATCACAGCGGACCTGCTCCTTGAACTTGCAGCGCTTCCTACAATCGTGGGGGTCAAAGAGGCATCGGGAGACCTGGCACAAATTGCTGATATTCTGCGTAATCGACCAGAAGGGTTTGCCGTCTATGCTGGCGACGACGAAATGGCATTCCCTTGCATTGCGCTCGGGGCAGAGGGTGTAATTTCAGTCATTAGCAACGCTTGCCCACAGCCTTTCTCGCACATGATTCAACTGGCATTGGAGGGCGACTTTACTGCTGCACGAGCCGCCCATTTGGCCATGCTGCCAGCCATGCGGGCCTGCTTCCTGGAAAGCAACCCGGTCCCGGTCAAAACCGTGCTTGCTGCCGGCGGGAAGATGCACCCCACGGTACGCCTCCC
- the dapB gene encoding 4-hydroxy-tetrahydrodipicolinate reductase — MKIALAGTGKTGTAIETMAHDMGHEIVARFNSGDPVLAQQNDKILQHCDVVIDFSQPALALPHITHYCKNSVQVVMGTTGWYTELEHVQRLLAAHTCGLLYAPNFSIGVAVLSRLIEKAAGIMDKIPEYDVSVHEAHHLHKLDSPSGTALHLANILVEGINRKARIEPETQHQQIAADALHVTSQRLGHIFGQHTVTFDSPYDQISISHDAKNRNGFALGALRAAEWIVGKRGLYTLDNLLDDWLSDL; from the coding sequence ATGAAGATTGCGCTCGCCGGCACAGGCAAAACAGGAACAGCAATCGAAACCATGGCCCACGACATGGGCCACGAAATTGTTGCCCGATTTAACTCAGGCGACCCGGTCCTTGCACAGCAAAATGACAAAATCCTGCAACACTGCGATGTTGTCATCGATTTTTCCCAGCCGGCGCTTGCATTGCCTCATATCACGCATTACTGTAAAAATAGTGTGCAGGTTGTAATGGGGACCACCGGTTGGTACACAGAATTGGAGCACGTGCAGCGCTTGCTTGCAGCACACACCTGTGGGTTACTCTATGCGCCGAACTTTTCGATTGGTGTGGCCGTTCTTTCGCGGCTGATCGAAAAGGCAGCCGGCATCATGGATAAAATTCCGGAATATGACGTCAGCGTGCACGAAGCGCATCACCTGCACAAACTCGACAGCCCCAGCGGTACGGCGCTACATCTGGCAAACATACTGGTTGAAGGCATCAACAGGAAAGCCCGTATTGAGCCAGAGACACAACATCAGCAAATTGCCGCAGATGCACTGCATGTAACCTCGCAACGGCTGGGACATATTTTTGGCCAACATACCGTGACATTCGACAGTCCATACGACCAAATCAGTATTTCTCACGACGCAAAAAACCGCAATGGTTTTGCGCTGGGGGCGCTGCGTGCTGCTGAATGGATCGTCGGAAAACGAGGCCTCTACACGCTGGATAATCTGCTGGATGACTGGCTGTCCGACTTGTAG